In Gemmatimonadaceae bacterium, a single genomic region encodes these proteins:
- a CDS encoding acyclic terpene utilization AtuA family protein, with protein sequence MTAPTQMFTRVARPERIVRVAAGQGFWGDWLEAPRRQVEGGPVDYLMLDYLAEVTMSILQKQKERDANMGYARDFVGAVDSVLGGIAERGVRVVANAGGVNPPACAAAVRQVAVKRGVSDRVRIGVVTGDDLLPRIDELLSQGHPLANMDTGEPLSTVRDRVLSANAYIGSVPIVEALSRGANIVITGRSTDTALTMGPLRFEFGWRADDWDRLAAGIIAGHIIECGAQCSGGNCLYDWQNIPDLANVGYPIVEGSADGTFVIAKHPNTGGRISVQSVSEQLVYEMGDPHSYITPDVVADFTSIRLEQVGENRVRVFGIKGRPPTDKLKVSIAYRAGFKAVGTLVYAWPDALAKAQLADRVLRERLDRLGLRFDSVLTEFVGASATHGRLAGEAHDPPEVQFRIGVRGEDKAAVERFTREIVPLVLNGPPTVTGFAGGRPKVEEIVAYWPALIDKQVVRTKVEVLS encoded by the coding sequence ATGACCGCGCCGACGCAGATGTTCACCCGTGTGGCCCGTCCCGAGCGCATCGTGCGCGTCGCGGCGGGGCAGGGGTTCTGGGGCGACTGGCTCGAGGCGCCCCGCCGCCAGGTCGAGGGTGGTCCAGTCGACTACCTGATGCTCGACTACTTGGCCGAAGTCACGATGAGCATTCTACAAAAGCAGAAAGAGCGAGACGCGAACATGGGGTACGCGCGCGACTTTGTGGGCGCGGTGGACAGTGTGCTGGGAGGGATCGCCGAGCGCGGCGTGCGCGTCGTCGCCAACGCGGGCGGCGTGAATCCGCCGGCCTGCGCCGCCGCCGTGCGGCAAGTCGCGGTCAAGCGCGGCGTGTCGGACCGCGTCCGCATCGGCGTCGTCACCGGCGACGATCTCTTGCCCCGCATCGACGAGTTGCTGTCACAGGGCCACCCTCTCGCCAACATGGACACCGGGGAGCCGCTGTCCACCGTACGCGATCGCGTGCTCTCGGCGAACGCGTACATCGGGTCGGTGCCGATCGTGGAAGCGCTGTCGCGCGGAGCGAACATCGTCATCACCGGGCGCTCGACCGACACGGCGCTCACGATGGGGCCGCTGCGATTCGAGTTCGGCTGGCGCGCGGACGATTGGGACCGGCTCGCGGCCGGAATCATCGCCGGCCACATCATCGAGTGCGGCGCGCAATGCTCGGGCGGAAACTGCTTGTACGACTGGCAAAACATCCCGGATCTCGCGAACGTCGGCTATCCGATCGTCGAGGGATCGGCGGATGGAACGTTCGTGATCGCGAAGCACCCGAACACCGGCGGACGGATCTCGGTGCAGTCCGTCTCCGAACAGCTGGTCTATGAAATGGGCGACCCGCACTCGTACATCACGCCGGACGTCGTCGCCGACTTCACGTCGATTCGGCTGGAACAGGTCGGCGAGAATCGAGTGCGCGTGTTCGGGATCAAGGGCCGGCCGCCGACCGACAAGCTGAAAGTCTCGATCGCCTATCGCGCCGGCTTCAAGGCGGTCGGCACGCTCGTCTACGCATGGCCCGACGCGCTGGCGAAGGCGCAGCTCGCCGACCGCGTGCTGCGCGAGCGGCTCGATCGCCTCGGCTTGCGATTCGATTCCGTCCTCACCGAATTCGTCGGCGCCTCGGCGACGCACGGCCGACTCGCCGGAGAGGCGCACGACCCGCCGGAGGTCCAGTTCCGCATCGGCGTGCGGGGCGAGGACAAGGCCGCGGTCGAACGCTTCACGCGCGAGATCGTGCCGCTCGTGCTGAACGGTCCGCCCACCGTGACGGGATTCGCTGGCGGCCGCCCCAAGGTCGAGGAGATCGTCGCCTACTGGCCCGCGCTCATCGACAAGCAGGTCGTGCGCACGAAAGTCGAGGTGCTCTCATGA
- a CDS encoding carboxyl transferase domain-containing protein — MTTRLRQLSAEVRELEARLRDGGGAEKVARQHAQGKLTARERIERLRDPDSRFLEIGLLVAYDEYDGQAPAAGVVTGIATVCGREVVVVANDATVKAGSWWPETIKKMLRAQEIAMRCRIPIIYLVDSSGVNLPYQGGVFPGQYGASRLFYYNSIMRRYLRIPQLAAVMGPCIAGGAYLPALSDLIVMVKGTSFMGLGGPNLVKGATGQVIDAETLGGAVAHTEVSGVAHYAADDDASCIAKLRDLVARLPEQKRIGNGSSGVGEKGNEALYDLLPADHRMSYDMRALLNAIVDDGALDEFQRGLAREMICGDARIDGVPVGVIANERGLVKGRQGEKPRFGGIVYTESAEKVAYYIDRCDRERIPLLFVQDVSGFMVGPEAEHEGIIRAGARFVEAMATARVPKIVLTVNHASGAGYYAMAGQGFDPDFIFSWPTGRMAVMEGEAAVHAVHGPAIEKAKAKKASVASETAEAIAEMRADYEHQLDARFAGARGFIDAIVYPEDTRDVIALALRATLQNPGPHLGPFVLPAHFDEA, encoded by the coding sequence GTGACGACCCGGCTCCGACAGCTCAGCGCGGAAGTTCGAGAGCTCGAGGCACGGCTCAGAGACGGCGGCGGAGCGGAGAAGGTCGCCCGCCAACACGCGCAAGGAAAGCTCACGGCTCGCGAGCGCATCGAACGATTGCGCGATCCCGATTCGCGCTTTCTCGAGATCGGCCTCCTCGTCGCGTACGACGAATACGACGGCCAGGCGCCCGCCGCGGGCGTCGTCACTGGAATCGCCACGGTGTGCGGGCGCGAAGTCGTCGTCGTCGCCAACGACGCGACGGTCAAAGCGGGCTCGTGGTGGCCCGAAACGATCAAGAAGATGCTGCGTGCGCAGGAGATCGCGATGCGCTGCCGCATCCCGATCATCTATTTGGTGGATTCGTCGGGCGTGAACCTGCCGTACCAGGGCGGCGTTTTCCCCGGGCAGTACGGCGCGAGCCGGCTCTTCTATTACAACTCCATCATGCGGCGCTATCTGCGAATTCCGCAGCTCGCCGCGGTGATGGGACCGTGCATCGCCGGCGGCGCGTATCTTCCCGCGCTGTCCGATCTCATCGTCATGGTGAAAGGCACGTCGTTCATGGGACTTGGCGGACCCAATCTGGTGAAGGGTGCCACCGGCCAGGTGATCGACGCCGAGACGCTCGGCGGGGCTGTGGCACACACCGAGGTGAGCGGCGTGGCGCACTACGCCGCGGACGACGATGCGTCTTGCATCGCCAAGCTCCGCGATCTCGTGGCGAGGCTGCCCGAACAGAAGCGCATCGGAAATGGTTCGTCCGGCGTGGGGGAGAAGGGCAACGAGGCGTTGTACGATCTCTTGCCGGCGGACCACCGCATGTCGTACGACATGCGCGCGCTCTTGAACGCGATCGTCGACGATGGTGCGCTCGACGAGTTTCAGCGTGGTCTCGCGCGCGAAATGATTTGCGGCGACGCGCGAATCGACGGCGTGCCCGTCGGCGTCATCGCCAATGAACGCGGCCTCGTCAAAGGCCGTCAGGGCGAGAAGCCGCGCTTCGGCGGCATTGTCTACACTGAGAGCGCGGAGAAGGTCGCGTACTATATCGACCGGTGTGATCGCGAACGGATCCCTCTCTTGTTCGTGCAAGATGTGTCCGGATTCATGGTCGGTCCGGAAGCCGAGCACGAGGGGATCATCCGCGCCGGCGCGCGATTCGTCGAAGCCATGGCGACGGCGCGGGTGCCGAAGATCGTGCTCACGGTCAACCACGCGTCGGGCGCAGGCTACTACGCGATGGCCGGCCAAGGATTCGACCCCGATTTCATCTTCAGCTGGCCGACGGGCCGCATGGCCGTGATGGAAGGCGAAGCGGCGGTGCACGCCGTGCACGGCCCGGCCATCGAGAAGGCGAAAGCGAAAAAGGCCAGCGTGGCGTCCGAAACCGCAGAAGCGATCGCCGAGATGCGCGCAGACTACGAGCACCAGCTCGACGCGCGCTTCGCCGGCGCACGCGGCTTCATCGACGCCATCGTGTATCCCGAGGACACGCGCGACGTGATCGCGTTGGCGTTGCGCGCCACGCTTCAGAATCCCGGTCCGCACCTCGGACCGTTCGTCCTTCCCGCTCACTTCGACGAGGCATGA
- a CDS encoding cobalamin B12-binding domain-containing protein yields MRPIRVLVAKPGLDGHDRGAKVVAAALRDAGMEVIYTGLHQTPEMIATAAVQEDVDVVGLSILSGAHMTLFPRVRELLVEQGRDDILVTGGGIIPREDMESLKEKGIGELFGPGTKTTDLIDYIKRWFAEREERLGQEA; encoded by the coding sequence ATGCGTCCCATACGAGTCTTAGTAGCAAAACCCGGCCTCGACGGCCACGATCGCGGCGCGAAGGTCGTCGCCGCCGCCCTGCGCGACGCGGGGATGGAAGTCATCTACACCGGGCTGCATCAGACGCCGGAGATGATCGCCACGGCCGCGGTTCAGGAAGACGTCGATGTCGTGGGGTTGTCGATACTTAGCGGCGCTCACATGACGCTGTTTCCACGCGTCCGCGAGCTCCTCGTCGAGCAGGGCCGCGACGACATCCTCGTCACCGGCGGCGGCATCATTCCGCGCGAAGACATGGAGTCGCTGAAGGAAAAAGGCATCGGCGAGCTGTTCGGGCCGGGCACGAAGACGACCGACCTGATCGACTACATCAAACGGTGGTTCGCCGAGCGAGAGGAGCGGCTCGGGCAGGAAGCGTGA
- a CDS encoding methyltransferase domain-containing protein translates to MAPASLRAMSSANWWADYFDSQYLLEYEPLFSPERDRAEVSRLIDILGLPSGARILDVPCGQGRHAHLLAEAGFDVDGYDYSAELLDRARKRGTSSRLRYRRGDMRSLPTAWTGRFEAVLNLFTSFGFFAEPADDRRVLAEFARVLAPGGMLVWHGASRDGVMARFLVRDWWQTTDGTLVAQERTYDALSGILNVSSVWAGNGRRGERAHRIRLYTPTRLAELCADVGLIVERSFDSFRDRPLTRRSSEMMLVARKDDSE, encoded by the coding sequence GTGGCCCCCGCTAGCTTGCGCGCAATGTCGAGCGCGAACTGGTGGGCCGACTATTTCGATTCACAATACCTGCTCGAGTACGAGCCGCTCTTTTCGCCGGAGCGGGATCGCGCGGAGGTCTCGCGTCTCATCGACATACTCGGGTTGCCGTCGGGCGCTCGGATTCTCGACGTGCCGTGCGGCCAGGGGCGACACGCCCACCTCCTCGCCGAGGCGGGCTTCGACGTCGACGGATACGACTACTCGGCGGAGCTTTTGGATCGGGCGCGCAAGCGCGGAACTTCGTCGCGGCTTCGCTATCGCCGAGGCGACATGCGCTCGCTTCCCACCGCGTGGACCGGCCGGTTCGAGGCCGTGCTCAACCTCTTCACCTCGTTCGGATTCTTCGCCGAGCCCGCGGATGACCGGCGCGTGCTCGCGGAGTTCGCCCGCGTGCTGGCGCCCGGCGGAATGCTCGTGTGGCACGGCGCGAGTCGAGATGGAGTCATGGCGCGGTTTCTCGTCCGCGACTGGTGGCAGACCACGGACGGAACGCTCGTGGCACAGGAACGAACCTACGACGCGCTGTCCGGCATTCTGAACGTGAGCTCGGTGTGGGCCGGGAACGGCCGGCGGGGCGAGCGCGCTCACCGAATTCGCCTGTACACGCCAACTCGGCTCGCCGAGCTGTGCGCGGACGTTGGGCTCATCGTGGAGCGATCGTTCGACAGCTTCCGCGACCGCCCGCTCACGCGTCGCTCGAGCGAGATGATGCTCGTCGCGAGAAAAGATGATTCCGAGTAG
- a CDS encoding response regulator: MTKPRVSVAIVDDEESVRTSLRRLCRALGLDAAVFASGPELIEHLDAGAPSPDCLLLDAHMPDMTGLEVLQLLTSRGKRFPVLVYTADDAAEAQARYLAAGAADYLRKPLGSDELFAAVTRAVGGGELLAPTLAPITSVVESSH; this comes from the coding sequence ATGACGAAGCCCCGTGTCTCGGTCGCCATCGTCGACGACGAAGAGTCGGTCCGCACGAGCTTGCGGCGCCTCTGCCGCGCGCTCGGACTCGATGCCGCGGTGTTCGCGTCCGGGCCCGAGCTGATCGAACATCTCGACGCGGGCGCACCGTCGCCGGACTGTTTGCTGCTCGACGCCCACATGCCGGACATGACCGGCCTCGAGGTCCTGCAGCTCCTCACCAGTCGCGGAAAGCGGTTTCCCGTCCTCGTCTACACCGCCGATGACGCGGCCGAGGCGCAGGCCCGCTACCTTGCCGCCGGCGCCGCCGACTATCTGAGAAAACCGCTCGGGAGCGACGAATTGTTTGCCGCCGTCACGCGCGCGGTGGGTGGCGGCGAGCTGCTCGCGCCGACTCTCGCGCCGATTACGTCGGTGGTCGAATCCTCCCACTGA
- a CDS encoding ATP-binding protein: MSAPSSGAAPLGLWRGMLLFAPIAILGNFVGPWMRYPELGSAVVFPPYAALTAALLLSPKRHWGWYVVVHVAAHTFASWPHWSLSWVLVSDVANLARSFTAVALLRWALRGQLRLNDVDSLARFALAAVLIAPMVGATIGAANVVLHGASAGYWRSWGEWFLSNALTGLTLLPAFVLGGAALAKRRDHRVSHARAAEGAVIAAGLILSGSLAFVIAAGSRWQLALLLYAPIPVLIWTALRFGTGAVGLGLSAITLVAIWSADRRTGLFASTTADENILVLQLFVLLTAIPVLCIAAVGGARRTVVQLHRALLASLHDHVAILDAQAVVVEVNESWRRFADTPAAGAFDRVGVGGSYLNACRAGAERGDPIAARALAAVTRVLAREVTRVEVEYDHAAGGRRYALSIEALERGDGGAVVTRSDVTPRREAQVAMDEQRRELSHLARVTALGQLSGALAHELNQPLTSISNNAEAARHLLRRRPVDLPEIDAALGDILAEDRRAAQVIRRLRALLRRGEARVLPLDAGELVTEVVELSHAELITRGVAANSVIGGDLPPVLADRVQLQQVLLNLVLNACEAMEPVRPHYRRLSVIVVQEGSHVRFSVRDSGTGIPAHLVDHLFEPFVTSKREGLGLGLSISRTIVAAHGGRMWAENNADGGATVHCLFPAAARDAVAETPECQDDVAQTAADIAISA; the protein is encoded by the coding sequence GTGAGCGCGCCTTCATCCGGCGCCGCGCCGCTCGGGCTTTGGCGCGGAATGTTGCTGTTTGCGCCGATCGCGATCCTCGGCAATTTCGTCGGCCCGTGGATGCGCTACCCGGAGCTCGGGAGCGCCGTCGTCTTTCCGCCGTACGCGGCGCTCACGGCGGCGCTGCTCCTCTCGCCAAAGCGCCACTGGGGCTGGTACGTCGTGGTCCACGTGGCGGCGCACACGTTCGCGTCGTGGCCGCATTGGAGTCTGTCGTGGGTCCTCGTCTCGGACGTCGCCAACCTCGCGCGTTCGTTCACCGCCGTCGCGTTGTTGCGCTGGGCGTTGAGGGGGCAGCTCCGGTTGAACGACGTCGACAGCCTCGCGCGCTTCGCGCTCGCCGCGGTGCTCATCGCTCCGATGGTCGGCGCGACGATCGGCGCGGCGAATGTTGTGCTTCACGGAGCGTCGGCCGGCTACTGGCGCTCGTGGGGCGAATGGTTTCTCTCGAATGCGCTCACGGGGCTCACGCTGCTCCCGGCGTTCGTACTCGGCGGGGCCGCTCTCGCCAAACGACGCGATCACCGCGTGAGCCACGCGCGCGCGGCGGAGGGCGCCGTGATCGCCGCCGGGCTCATACTCAGCGGATCGCTCGCGTTCGTCATCGCCGCCGGCAGCCGGTGGCAGCTCGCGCTTCTGCTCTACGCGCCGATCCCCGTGTTGATCTGGACCGCCCTCCGTTTCGGAACGGGAGCGGTGGGCCTCGGCCTCAGCGCGATCACGTTGGTGGCCATCTGGAGCGCGGATCGAAGAACGGGCCTCTTCGCCTCCACGACGGCCGATGAGAACATTCTCGTTCTCCAGCTGTTCGTGCTCCTCACGGCGATTCCGGTATTGTGCATCGCGGCGGTCGGCGGAGCGCGACGCACCGTGGTGCAATTGCATCGCGCGCTCCTCGCATCGCTCCACGACCATGTCGCCATTCTCGACGCGCAGGCCGTCGTCGTCGAAGTGAACGAGTCGTGGCGGCGTTTCGCGGATACGCCGGCCGCGGGCGCGTTCGACCGGGTCGGCGTCGGCGGGAGTTACCTCAACGCATGTCGCGCCGGGGCAGAGCGGGGCGACCCGATCGCGGCGCGCGCGCTCGCGGCCGTGACGCGGGTGTTGGCGCGCGAGGTGACGCGCGTCGAAGTGGAATACGACCACGCGGCGGGCGGGCGCCGATACGCCCTGAGCATCGAAGCGTTGGAGCGCGGCGACGGAGGCGCGGTCGTCACCCGGTCGGACGTAACGCCGCGCCGCGAGGCGCAGGTGGCGATGGACGAACAGCGCCGCGAGCTGTCGCACCTGGCGCGCGTCACGGCGTTGGGGCAGCTCTCGGGCGCGCTCGCCCACGAGCTCAACCAGCCGCTGACGTCGATTTCGAACAACGCGGAAGCGGCTCGGCATCTGCTCAGACGCCGTCCCGTCGACCTGCCCGAGATCGACGCCGCGCTCGGCGACATCCTGGCAGAGGATCGCCGCGCCGCTCAAGTGATTCGGCGTCTGCGCGCCCTGTTGCGTCGCGGCGAGGCGCGCGTTCTCCCGCTCGACGCCGGCGAGCTCGTGACCGAAGTCGTGGAGCTGTCGCACGCCGAATTGATCACGCGCGGCGTGGCCGCGAACTCGGTCATCGGGGGGGATCTTCCGCCGGTGCTCGCCGACCGCGTACAGCTCCAGCAGGTGCTGCTCAATCTGGTTCTCAACGCGTGCGAAGCCATGGAGCCGGTCCGGCCCCACTACCGGCGTTTGTCGGTGATCGTGGTGCAGGAGGGGAGCCACGTTCGATTCTCGGTGCGAGACTCGGGAACGGGAATCCCCGCGCACCTGGTCGACCACCTCTTCGAGCCGTTCGTGACGTCCAAGCGCGAAGGACTCGGATTGGGCCTCTCCATCTCGCGAACGATCGTCGCGGCCCATGGCGGGCGCATGTGGGCCGAGAACAACGCCGATGGCGGCGCGACCGTACACTGTTTGTTCCCCGCCGCCGCGCGCGATGCCGTCGCGGAAACGCCCGAATGCCAGGACGATGTGGCGCAGACCGCCGCCGACATCGCCATCTCCGCCTAG
- a CDS encoding methylmalonyl-CoA mutase family protein, producing the protein MTSTRDFTDRTADDREELDRLRAEVAEWRRRYEAGELRDIAFVNSAREVEALYTALDADPQTAESLGVPGAYPFTRGIHPTGYRGKLWTMRQFAGFGSARDTNARFKFLLEHGQTGLSTAFDFPTLMGYDSDHPRSLGEVGKTGVAISSLADMEVLFDGIPLDRVSTSMTINGPAIIIWAFYVAAAEKQGVSADKLRGTIQNDILKEYMAQHAWCFPIEPALRLIVDCFEWGAKSAPLWNTISISGYHIREAGATAAQELAFTLADGFTYVERGIERGLDVDDFAPRLSFFWDIHNDFFEEIAKLRAARRIWARHMKERYGARSPRSWIMRFHSQTAGVTLTAQQPMNNVVRVAYQALAAVLGGTQSLHTNSMDETLALPTEEAVQVALRTQQVLAYETGTPNVADPLGGSYYIEALTDQLEREAESLFEEIEQVGGVVRGLETGWFQRKIAESAARQQWEIEQHRRVIVGVNEFVTDEPELSIPILKVGADAEASQRTSMAKLRAARDNASCEEALARLRTAAKGTENVFPFILECARRYCTLYEIRAAMEEVFGAYREPVFF; encoded by the coding sequence ATGACGTCGACGCGAGATTTCACCGACCGCACAGCGGACGACCGAGAAGAGCTCGATCGTTTGCGCGCCGAGGTCGCCGAGTGGCGGCGTCGCTACGAGGCCGGCGAGCTGCGCGACATCGCTTTCGTCAACTCGGCGCGCGAAGTCGAGGCGCTGTATACGGCCCTGGACGCCGATCCCCAGACGGCGGAGAGCCTCGGCGTTCCCGGCGCGTACCCGTTCACGCGCGGCATTCACCCGACCGGGTACCGCGGCAAGCTGTGGACGATGCGTCAGTTCGCCGGCTTCGGCAGCGCCCGCGACACGAATGCGCGCTTCAAGTTCCTCCTCGAGCACGGGCAGACGGGCCTTTCGACGGCGTTCGACTTTCCAACGTTGATGGGCTACGACTCCGACCATCCGCGCTCGCTCGGTGAAGTCGGCAAGACCGGCGTCGCGATCTCGAGCCTCGCCGACATGGAGGTGCTGTTCGACGGCATTCCGCTCGACCGTGTGTCGACGTCGATGACGATCAACGGGCCGGCGATCATCATCTGGGCGTTTTACGTGGCCGCGGCGGAAAAACAGGGCGTGTCCGCGGACAAGCTGCGCGGCACGATTCAGAACGATATCCTCAAGGAGTACATGGCGCAGCACGCGTGGTGCTTCCCGATCGAGCCCGCGCTGCGTCTGATCGTCGACTGCTTCGAGTGGGGCGCGAAGAGCGCGCCGCTCTGGAACACGATCTCCATCTCCGGCTATCACATTCGCGAAGCCGGCGCGACGGCCGCGCAGGAGTTGGCGTTCACGCTCGCCGACGGCTTCACGTACGTCGAGCGCGGCATCGAGCGCGGCTTGGACGTCGACGACTTCGCGCCGCGGCTGTCGTTCTTCTGGGACATTCACAACGATTTCTTCGAGGAGATCGCCAAGCTCCGCGCGGCGCGCCGCATCTGGGCGCGCCACATGAAGGAGCGGTACGGCGCGCGCAGTCCGCGGTCGTGGATCATGCGATTCCACTCGCAGACGGCCGGCGTGACGCTCACGGCGCAGCAGCCGATGAACAACGTCGTGCGCGTCGCCTACCAGGCGCTCGCCGCGGTTCTGGGCGGCACGCAGTCGCTCCACACGAACTCGATGGACGAGACGCTCGCGCTGCCCACCGAGGAAGCCGTGCAGGTCGCGTTGCGCACGCAGCAGGTCCTCGCGTACGAGACCGGAACGCCCAACGTCGCCGATCCGCTGGGCGGCTCGTACTACATCGAGGCGCTCACCGACCAGCTCGAGCGCGAGGCCGAATCGTTGTTCGAGGAGATCGAACAAGTCGGCGGCGTCGTGCGCGGTCTCGAGACGGGTTGGTTCCAGCGCAAAATCGCCGAGTCGGCGGCGCGCCAGCAGTGGGAGATCGAGCAGCATCGGCGCGTGATCGTCGGGGTCAACGAATTCGTGACCGACGAGCCCGAGCTGAGCATTCCGATTCTCAAGGTCGGCGCGGACGCCGAGGCGTCTCAGCGCACGTCGATGGCCAAGCTGCGCGCGGCGCGCGACAACGCGTCGTGCGAAGAGGCGCTCGCCCGGTTGCGCACCGCGGCGAAGGGAACGGAAAATGTCTTCCCGTTCATCCTCGAGTGCGCGCGGCGTTACTGCACGCTCTATGAGATTCGCGCGGCGATGGAAGAAGTCTTCGGCGCGTACCGGGAGCCGGTCTTTTTCTAA
- the meaB gene encoding methylmalonyl Co-A mutase-associated GTPase MeaB, translating to MTTVPAVDRRARLLADFDAGHKAALARVVSVVENHRPGFDRVLAALHARVGHARRIGITGPPGAGKSTLTVHLARAYREAGLSVGIVAVDPTSPFTGGALLGDRIRMEAVALDPGVFIRSMATRGSLGGLAAATREVADVLDAFGLDRILIETVGVGQSELDIARTADTSVVVLVPESGDSIQTLKAGLMEIADVFVVNKSDRPGADRLRNELELMLGLRHGATMRNVPAHHGVDLSMNPRRAARAAAREDNAEHWTPPVIRTVASNGEGIAEVVEATDRHRGYLEKSGTLGARRRARLRDRVKDVVEMRVRSRIWTDAGTNAWLDDQLGALEAGTTNPFAVADELLARSVNLLTRNES from the coding sequence GTGACGACCGTTCCGGCGGTCGATCGACGCGCGCGGCTGCTCGCGGATTTCGACGCTGGACACAAGGCGGCGCTCGCGCGCGTCGTGAGCGTCGTCGAAAACCACCGGCCCGGGTTCGACCGCGTTTTGGCGGCACTGCACGCGCGCGTTGGTCATGCGCGGCGCATCGGCATCACCGGACCGCCGGGCGCGGGCAAGAGCACGCTGACGGTCCACCTCGCGCGCGCGTATCGAGAGGCTGGGCTCTCCGTGGGAATCGTCGCCGTCGATCCGACGTCTCCATTCACCGGTGGCGCGCTGCTCGGCGACAGAATTCGCATGGAGGCGGTCGCGCTGGACCCGGGAGTCTTCATTCGATCCATGGCCACTCGCGGCTCGCTGGGCGGACTCGCCGCGGCGACGCGCGAAGTCGCCGACGTGCTCGACGCCTTCGGTCTCGATCGCATTCTGATCGAAACGGTGGGCGTGGGGCAGAGTGAGCTGGACATCGCGCGGACCGCGGATACGAGTGTGGTCGTGCTCGTTCCGGAGTCGGGCGACTCGATTCAGACGCTCAAAGCCGGCTTGATGGAGATCGCCGACGTCTTCGTCGTGAACAAATCGGATCGGCCGGGCGCGGATCGACTTCGTAATGAGCTCGAGCTGATGCTGGGGCTGAGGCACGGGGCAACGATGCGCAACGTGCCGGCGCACCACGGTGTGGACCTGTCCATGAATCCGCGGCGCGCCGCGCGCGCCGCAGCGCGCGAAGACAATGCGGAACACTGGACGCCCCCGGTGATTCGAACCGTTGCATCCAACGGGGAGGGGATCGCCGAGGTCGTCGAGGCGACCGACCGGCACCGGGGCTATCTTGAAAAGAGCGGGACGCTCGGCGCGCGCCGCCGGGCCCGGTTGCGCGATCGCGTGAAGGACGTCGTTGAGATGCGGGTGCGCAGCCGTATCTGGACCGACGCCGGCACCAACGCGTGGTTGGATGATCAGTTGGGTGCGCTGGAGGCCGGCACGACGAATCCGTTTGCCGTCGCGGACGAGCTGCTGGCGCGCAGCGTGAACCTTCTAACGCGGAACGAGTCATGA
- a CDS encoding CNNM domain-containing protein: MTLTLPLLVALGVVALLTGGGTAVRLVSRIWLRHWAERRLRGSVAAVTYLERPHRLLTAAGAGVALTLVVAGVLIGMSGQGAGVLLAATVFAGLVVLAGQLVPRAIARRWPSAVAAATLPELRFADMVTMPLVATGRAAARLVVRAVPPVPTLEVRDPIQELLREGELEGIGEREEIAIISGVVEFSGKVVKEVMTPRSDMFALPDGVDPRTLAAQIAQSRYSRVPIYHGTLDQIIGMVHAFDVIKAHGDDPPRLRPVAFSAPGAPCNELLFRMLRERLHFAIVRDESGHALGLVTLEDLLEELVGDIRDEHDEPEPPRAPPKPSGA, translated from the coding sequence ATGACGCTCACGCTGCCGCTTCTCGTCGCGCTCGGTGTCGTGGCGTTGCTGACGGGCGGCGGTACGGCCGTGCGTCTCGTGAGCCGGATCTGGCTGCGCCACTGGGCCGAGCGGCGTCTGCGCGGGTCGGTCGCGGCCGTGACGTATCTCGAGCGTCCGCATCGATTGCTCACCGCCGCGGGCGCGGGCGTTGCGCTCACCCTCGTCGTCGCCGGCGTGTTGATCGGCATGAGCGGGCAGGGCGCCGGCGTACTTCTCGCGGCGACCGTGTTCGCCGGTCTCGTTGTGCTCGCGGGACAGCTCGTGCCCCGCGCGATCGCGCGTCGATGGCCCTCGGCGGTCGCCGCGGCCACGCTGCCCGAGCTGCGGTTCGCGGACATGGTCACGATGCCGCTCGTCGCAACCGGACGAGCCGCCGCGCGGCTCGTCGTGCGCGCCGTGCCTCCGGTTCCAACGCTCGAAGTGCGCGACCCCATCCAGGAATTGCTGCGCGAGGGTGAGCTCGAGGGCATCGGCGAGCGCGAAGAGATCGCGATCATCAGCGGCGTCGTGGAATTCAGCGGGAAGGTGGTGAAGGAGGTGATGACGCCACGATCGGACATGTTCGCGCTTCCGGACGGCGTCGATCCGAGAACTCTCGCCGCGCAGATCGCGCAGTCGCGCTACAGCCGCGTGCCGATCTACCATGGGACGCTGGACCAAATCATCGGCATGGTCCACGCGTTCGATGTGATCAAGGCCCACGGCGACGATCCGCCGCGCCTTCGTCCCGTCGCGTTTTCCGCTCCCGGCGCTCCCTGCAACGAGCTACTGTTTCGCATGCTCCGCGAGCGACTTCACTTCGCCATCGTACGCGACGAATCGGGCCACGCACTCGGTCTCGTCACACTCGAGGATCTCCTCGAGGAGTTGGTCGGCGACATCCGCGACGAGCACGACGAGCCCGAGCCGCCGCGCGCCCCCCCGAAACCGAGCGGAGCGTGA